A DNA window from Burkholderia sp. HI2500 contains the following coding sequences:
- a CDS encoding AlpA family phage regulatory protein: MQANLNVIRMPKVMEKTGLSRGGVYYAMHHSGLPKQISLGKRASGWIEAEIDSWIKSRADARQ, translated from the coding sequence ATGCAAGCAAACCTCAACGTCATTCGCATGCCCAAGGTGATGGAAAAGACTGGCCTGAGCCGTGGTGGCGTGTATTACGCAATGCATCACTCGGGGCTGCCTAAGCAAATATCGCTGGGAAAACGCGCCTCCGGTTGGATCGAGGCAGAAATCGATTCGTGGATCAAGTCGCGCGCCGATGCGCGGCAATAA